A window of the Pedosphaera parvula Ellin514 genome harbors these coding sequences:
- a CDS encoding type II secretion system protein, with amino-acid sequence MKPIHSKRARGGFTLIELLVVIAIIAILAGLLLPALAKAKEKAQRTACINNNKQLGLAVQMYANDNRDYLPYPNWGGVYQGWLYKPMGGLPPTIPVLSPVLAYQDGLLWPFINNINVYKCPTDKTNTAAYAQRADKLSTYTMAGVVCGWGSLSPSTYKLASLRQDAFLMWEPDEQLYYQVNGTYGAYNDAGNEPDKGCGLGRSHIKGGVILGMSGQVLFLKFETFNAALNEKPGPLWCNPASPTGER; translated from the coding sequence GATACATTCCAAACGGGCACGTGGCGGATTCACGCTGATTGAGTTATTGGTGGTCATTGCCATCATCGCAATTCTGGCCGGCTTGCTTCTGCCAGCTTTGGCGAAGGCCAAGGAAAAGGCGCAACGCACCGCCTGTATCAATAACAATAAGCAATTGGGGTTGGCGGTGCAGATGTATGCCAACGATAACCGGGATTATCTGCCCTATCCAAACTGGGGCGGTGTATATCAGGGATGGCTCTATAAGCCGATGGGAGGACTGCCTCCAACCATTCCTGTGCTAAGTCCCGTGCTGGCGTACCAGGACGGATTGCTTTGGCCATTTATCAACAACATCAATGTTTACAAATGCCCAACGGATAAAACTAACACCGCGGCTTATGCTCAACGTGCGGACAAGCTATCGACCTACACGATGGCGGGAGTGGTGTGCGGATGGGGAAGTCTCAGCCCGAGCACTTACAAACTGGCATCACTTCGACAGGATGCTTTTCTAATGTGGGAGCCAGATGAGCAGCTTTATTATCAAGTTAACGGTACTTACGGAGCGTATAATGACGCCGGCAATGAACCCGACAAAGGGTGTGGGCTCGGTCGCTCACACATCAAAGGCGGTGTAATTCTTGGTATGAGCGGTCAGGTGCTGTTCTTGAAGTTTGAGACGTTCAATGCGGCGCTGAATGAAAAGCCAGGGCCACTGTGGTGCAATCCGGCGTCCCCGACGGGAGAACGGTAA
- a CDS encoding M12 family metallopeptidase, giving the protein MATTAWRLYFIALFFAARFASAADSNPAHVDAVSAKPIPWPGGIIPYDISKLSEAQQVTAKAAMNRWMDTGARITFIPHTTETEYVNFTGQTNSGNNTSLVGFQKGARADINITSFWWRQGDWMPAHELGHVLGFFHEHARWDRDSHVTIHYENIKEGRQSDYDWIPKTNWIVSTTAYDYRSIMHYRTCWTSKCESECKDGDGSSPCVVIAPLGKEYDKVIGQWGDNGISATDAEKARLAYGTKPSADSKLTKQDK; this is encoded by the coding sequence ATGGCCACAACCGCCTGGCGCCTTTATTTCATTGCTCTCTTTTTCGCCGCCCGATTTGCCTCCGCCGCTGATTCCAATCCTGCGCATGTGGATGCTGTTTCGGCAAAACCCATTCCCTGGCCCGGTGGCATCATCCCATATGATATTTCGAAACTCAGCGAAGCCCAGCAGGTAACCGCCAAAGCCGCCATGAACCGATGGATGGACACCGGCGCACGCATCACTTTCATCCCGCATACCACTGAAACTGAATACGTCAATTTCACCGGCCAAACCAACTCTGGAAACAACACGAGCCTGGTTGGTTTTCAAAAAGGCGCTCGTGCCGACATCAACATCACCTCCTTCTGGTGGCGTCAGGGCGATTGGATGCCCGCGCACGAGCTCGGCCATGTCCTCGGCTTCTTCCACGAACATGCCCGCTGGGACCGCGACAGCCATGTCACCATCCATTACGAGAACATCAAGGAAGGCCGTCAATCAGACTACGATTGGATTCCCAAAACCAACTGGATTGTCAGCACCACCGCCTACGATTATCGCTCCATCATGCATTACCGGACCTGTTGGACCTCCAAATGCGAATCCGAATGCAAGGATGGGGACGGCAGTAGTCCTTGCGTTGTGATTGCTCCCTTAGGCAAGGAATACGACAAAGTAATCGGTCAATGGGGCGACAACGGCATCAGCGCCACCGATGCTGAAAAGGCACGGCTGGCTTACGGCACCAAACCTTCAGCCGACTCCAAACTCACCAAGCAGGACAAGTGA
- a CDS encoding sigma-70 family RNA polymerase sigma factor, which yields MNGDNSQRGQGNRGQLSEQVAGTEGQVGEQEHDPLEDIVRGEDASALLQHEMRAWPRPEREVFELYYVEGMETEQIEMVTGYALNVVQESLASVREKLQKLSVVA from the coding sequence ATGAATGGTGATAATTCTCAAAGAGGGCAGGGTAATCGTGGCCAACTCAGCGAACAGGTAGCGGGAACTGAGGGGCAAGTTGGCGAGCAGGAACATGATCCGCTGGAAGACATTGTGAGGGGGGAAGACGCGTCGGCACTGCTGCAGCATGAAATGCGGGCCTGGCCGCGGCCGGAGCGGGAAGTGTTCGAACTCTATTACGTGGAGGGCATGGAAACCGAGCAAATCGAGATGGTTACGGGCTACGCATTGAATGTAGTTCAGGAAAGTCTCGCGTCGGTTCGAGAGAAGCTGCAAAAACTATCGGTAGTCGCATGA
- the recQ gene encoding DNA helicase RecQ, which produces MMDTRDKGSPQLLPTLKQYFGFSSFRPLQEEIILDTLAGKDVFALLPTGGGKSLCFQLPALVRPGLTVVISPLIALMKDQVDALTASGAPATFLNSSLEAGESTPRLRGLHKGEFRLLYVAPERLMLSGFLEDLRRWNVNLFAIDEAHCVSEWGHDFRPEYRAISKLRELFPEVPFMALTATATERVREDIIRALSLREPQIFVASFNRPNLTYRVHAKSGAYEQTLSFIRARPRESGIVYCHSRKTAESVAQKLNEDGVSARPYHAGLPGEERSRNQELFLRDEVRVVCATIAFGMGINKPNVRFVIHYDLPKNVEGYYQETGRAGRDGLPSECLLLFSPGDVVKQTGFINEKTDPHEQQLAREQLQQMVHYAEIASCRRASLLDYFGEEFPVANCEACDNCLSPRDTFDGTLVAQKFLSCVFRVREKSGFGVGLNHITEVLTGADTEKIRRWGHTQLSTYGIGRDVGRAEWGAIGRELVRLGFLEQTKDKFPVIQITAEGRKFLKQRGTVQLSRPITAPAKQAHQAGEIACDESLFERLRALRKRLANERDVPSYIIFSDVALRQMARNYPQSEKEFARISGVGEKKLREFGESFLGEIAAHLATNARQIFADDSFTATAPTAARSRVNDTTRETLKRFRDGQSVAEIAVQRGFTTGTIYSHLATAIDAGESVSLDRLLTSAEQQEIATAFAKFGWTNLTGVCEMLDNRFDYGVLRIFRAARAPRK; this is translated from the coding sequence ATGATGGATACGCGCGACAAGGGATCGCCTCAGCTTTTGCCCACACTGAAGCAATACTTCGGCTTCAGTTCCTTCCGCCCTTTGCAGGAGGAAATCATCCTCGACACGTTGGCAGGTAAGGATGTCTTCGCGCTGCTCCCGACTGGAGGAGGCAAATCACTCTGTTTCCAACTTCCCGCACTCGTCCGTCCTGGGCTGACGGTGGTCATCTCGCCCCTGATTGCGTTAATGAAGGATCAGGTGGACGCGCTAACGGCGAGCGGAGCCCCGGCAACATTCCTCAATTCATCGCTTGAGGCTGGCGAATCAACGCCCCGCCTGCGCGGATTGCACAAGGGCGAATTTCGCCTGCTCTACGTGGCGCCAGAACGTCTGATGTTGTCGGGCTTTCTCGAAGACTTGCGACGCTGGAATGTTAATTTGTTCGCGATTGATGAGGCCCATTGCGTCAGCGAATGGGGACACGACTTTCGTCCTGAGTACCGCGCAATCTCCAAACTGCGCGAACTGTTCCCGGAAGTGCCATTCATGGCCCTCACCGCCACGGCCACTGAACGAGTACGCGAGGATATCATCAGAGCTCTCTCCCTCCGCGAACCACAGATCTTTGTCGCCAGCTTCAATCGACCGAACCTCACTTATCGCGTCCATGCCAAAAGCGGAGCTTACGAACAAACACTGTCCTTTATACGTGCCCGGCCAAGAGAAAGCGGCATTGTCTATTGCCATTCGCGCAAAACCGCCGAAAGCGTGGCTCAGAAGCTGAATGAAGATGGCGTTTCCGCTCGCCCATACCATGCCGGCCTGCCTGGTGAAGAGCGGTCGAGGAATCAGGAATTGTTTCTCCGCGACGAGGTCCGTGTGGTCTGTGCGACCATTGCCTTTGGCATGGGGATCAACAAGCCGAATGTTCGCTTCGTGATCCATTACGACTTGCCCAAGAACGTCGAAGGTTACTATCAGGAAACCGGACGCGCCGGGCGTGATGGTCTGCCCAGCGAGTGCCTCCTGCTGTTCAGCCCTGGCGATGTGGTCAAGCAAACTGGCTTCATCAACGAAAAGACGGATCCGCACGAGCAGCAGCTTGCGCGCGAGCAATTGCAACAAATGGTGCATTACGCGGAGATTGCCTCCTGCCGTCGGGCCTCCTTGCTCGATTATTTCGGTGAGGAATTCCCTGTGGCCAATTGCGAGGCCTGCGACAACTGCCTTTCACCGCGCGACACTTTTGACGGCACCTTGGTGGCGCAGAAATTTCTTTCCTGTGTCTTCCGGGTGCGCGAAAAGAGCGGTTTCGGCGTCGGCCTAAACCACATCACCGAGGTGCTCACCGGCGCGGATACCGAGAAAATTCGTCGTTGGGGCCACACCCAGCTCTCCACTTACGGCATTGGACGGGATGTCGGGCGTGCGGAGTGGGGAGCGATTGGACGGGAACTCGTCCGGCTCGGATTTCTGGAACAAACGAAGGACAAATTTCCAGTAATTCAGATCACTGCCGAAGGTCGCAAATTCTTAAAACAACGCGGCACAGTCCAGCTTTCACGGCCGATCACGGCACCGGCAAAGCAAGCGCATCAGGCCGGTGAAATCGCCTGTGATGAAAGCTTGTTCGAGCGTCTCCGCGCATTGCGCAAACGCCTTGCCAACGAACGCGATGTCCCCTCCTACATCATCTTTTCCGACGTCGCGCTCCGGCAAATGGCCCGCAATTATCCGCAAAGTGAAAAGGAGTTCGCTCGCATCAGTGGCGTGGGGGAGAAGAAACTCCGGGAATTCGGCGAGTCCTTCCTTGGCGAAATCGCCGCACACCTCGCGACCAATGCGCGTCAAATCTTTGCGGACGATTCTTTTACCGCGACCGCACCAACCGCCGCCCGATCCCGAGTCAATGACACGACCCGCGAAACTTTGAAACGCTTCCGCGACGGCCAGAGCGTTGCGGAAATCGCAGTGCAGCGCGGATTCACAACGGGAACCATTTACTCGCACCTTGCCACGGCCATCGACGCTGGTGAATCCGTCTCATTGGATCGCCTCCTGACCAGTGCCGAACAACAGGAGATTGCCACAGCCTTCGCCAAATTCGGTTGGACCAACCTCACCGGCGTTTGCGAAATGCTCGATAACCGGTTTGATTACGGCGTGCTCCGCATCTTCCGCGCCGCCCGTGCGCCCCGCAAATAG
- the msrB gene encoding peptide-methionine (R)-S-oxide reductase MsrB, which yields MTMSYLILSLVLGIGFTLIACAADSNSPFAAGGQTNQIPTVEVRLLDDKGQLGPKEAVPKVIKTDAEWRKQLTAEQYKIARGKGTEPAFCGVFYDNHKPGIYSCVCCGLPLFTSEAKFDSGTGWPSFFQPVAGENVITKEDLSYGMQRTEILCARCDAHLGHVFNDGPKPTHLRFCLNSVSLTFKENKNLTDATRQAKH from the coding sequence ATGACCATGTCCTATCTGATTTTAAGCCTCGTCCTTGGCATCGGTTTCACTCTGATCGCCTGCGCCGCAGATTCCAATTCGCCATTCGCAGCCGGAGGGCAGACAAATCAAATCCCAACGGTTGAGGTTCGTCTTTTGGACGACAAGGGACAATTAGGTCCCAAAGAAGCCGTCCCAAAAGTAATCAAAACCGATGCGGAATGGCGCAAGCAGTTGACGGCTGAACAGTACAAAATCGCCCGTGGCAAAGGAACTGAACCCGCGTTTTGCGGCGTGTTCTATGACAACCACAAGCCAGGTATTTATTCCTGTGTCTGCTGCGGCCTGCCATTGTTTACCTCCGAAGCGAAATTCGATTCTGGCACCGGATGGCCGAGCTTTTTTCAACCTGTTGCCGGGGAAAACGTGATCACGAAGGAAGATTTGAGTTACGGAATGCAACGCACAGAAATTCTCTGCGCCCGGTGCGATGCACACCTGGGCCACGTGTTCAATGATGGCCCCAAACCTACCCATCTTCGCTTCTGCCTCAATTCCGTGTCACTGACCTTCAAGGAAAACAAAAATCTGACCGATGCTACCAGGCAGGCCAAACATTGA